GGGAAGTCAGCAACCAGAACCGGTATtttcatcaccttcaatATCACCTCATATACTTCTGTCGCCATTGATTTACCAGGCCCTCCTCAATGACTATCAAAATgttctgaagaagtttgCAAATCGTTCTACAAACCATATTAAACATGTTGATATAAAGGAAACAGATAATCCTTTCTACAGCTATTTAGAGCCAAGTGGGGAGCCAGCAAATACAAACCAAGTGAACACGGCCACCAATTCGAACATCAACATTCTACGGTCGCTTAGATCTGGATCCACATCGATAGAAAGTTCTAATGAGAATTCAGCGGAGCTACCAAACAACTATATACCGCCAGAATATACTCCCATATCAGTAGATATCATCGACACTCCGGGATTCAATCCAGAGATGGTTGTGCCATTCCTGGAAGTGTCTCTTTTTACTCGATTGGACAAAAGAGTATTACGTGGCCTCGCAGATGAGCCTAGAGTACCTGTTTCGACTACCTCGATGTTAGTTGCATCGGGTGCGTCAGAGCTCAATGGAAAAGTAGACGGATACCTCTTTGTATACAGTGCTGTTCCTGAGCTCAATGATGACATCAGCCCACCGGGATACGACACGATTACTCCACCGGAAGATACTGAAGGATTGAGCTCCACTTCGAGCGGTGACTTCTGGACGGCTAACAGTAGAAGGACCGACGGGGGGTTCGCAATGCTCGAAGTTATAAGAAACTGTATTCTTGAGGCTTGGGAAGAGTACAGAGATTATGAGAAAAGATGGCaagaaggcaaagaagGTGATGTTTATTCAATAATCTATAGTCTGAAGAATGTGTGGAAGACAGAACAACAGAGGCGTGCGAATCTAGCGAAGTTACGAAGTTTCGGTAATAAATTAaaaagcttgaatttggatCCATCTTCACCCGATTCGCCTCCACCTTGTCTGATTCTCTGTACCCATGTGCATGATCCTATGGCTAGCCCTGCATTGATAGAGTTGGGTCAATCGCTTGCTAATCAGTGGCGATGTGGCTttgttgctgctgataACATGGACGGTTATAACGTTGACGTTGCCGTGAGTCTCATCATTAGAGAAATTGTGGAGAAGAATAAGCtcttatcaaagaaaaggTCAAAAAGTTTCTCGGGAACCGgtatctctttgaagaagcttgTCAAGTAATTTAATGGATAGATTTATAATAAATGAACCCAGTTCACTTTTACATCAAATCACCCGCTGGTCGAGGTAAATTTGGTGGAAGGCAATCGAACCATCTTCATATCCTATCACGCACCATgacttttcaagaaagttcTTTATCCTACGTCTTTGTCCTGGACGAATCTTTATGTCGGACTCATGTCCTAATTCCGCTTGACCTGCTGGTGAAGGATAACCCGCTAACGAAGAGACTTTGTCAGGTTCTTCTATCTTTTTTGTGTCATTTTCACCTTGGAAACTACCTTGAGAGGACTCACTGACCATTACAGACGATTTTGATTTCGAGATTTTTGCCAACACTTCATTGGCTCTAATAATTAATGTTCGACCAGTCCAAGAACTAATTAGTAAGCAGTCATTGAGTGGCACAATGTGACTCAATTTTGACATGGGCATTTGCTGAAATATTGTGCAAGCAATCGTCATATCAACCGGAGCTTTGATAAATCCAGAGTCATCgctgatgaatttttctttaacaTTTGGTTTCAACTGGAAGTTGCGATGAATCCCTATCTGGTCAGCTGTGGAAGTACTAAGGATATCTCCGTTCGAAGTATCCAACGAAAGATCAAGGACTGGATTTGGATAGTGCGCTGAAGAAACATACACgatttcgatgaaattaaaGGAGGAGGAGATATTATCTTCATTGCTTTCCGCATTATTGTGCAGTCTAAATCCAATGACATAACCGCTCTCAAGTCCACAGTAAATGTCACCGTCGCGTTCAATGAACTTCATAACAATTCCTAGCTTATCAGCTTTAGAAGCTGGCGGTTCATTAGGGATCTTTTCGATAATACCACTAAAATTCACGCCTTTATATATTCTCTTTAATGAATGCATATCAGATAAGTTGAAAGTGTAAATATCGATTGCTTCAGAATCCTGTGTGTTGGTACAAACTAGTCGGTAGGAGCGCTCGCCTATCTTCTGTAATAGAAAGTTCGCAAAGTTCAGCGTATTCACGGGAATTTTGTAGATCTCATTCAGTTCTGGTGCTGCCAGTTCGTTGGTATCACAGCCCTTACTGTTTGTACTTTGAAGGCTTTTATTCGGCAACTGGAGAAAGCGCAGCTTATGATCCTTGAAGAGGACAGCTATCAATCCATCTTCTAAATCTTGAATGGCCACGACTCGTGATTCTAAATTACGGTTGAACGTGAAGATTGGTCGTCTAGTGACTGGATCCCAACATACCAGAACACCACCGGCATCGCCCGATATGAGAATTGGCGTTTGAGACCTCAGCGGCCAAGTAACGAATATCAAAGAGGTTACTTCCGACTTGTGGTACCTTAGAGAGCAGTCTGGCAATCCAATGTCATCCTTGTGGTTCGCCATCATGTGAAAATTTCGTCCTGTGAAAGTTAATTCTATTTAAGTTTAAAGTAAATGTAAGCGCTTCCCTGTGTTCGTTCTGTACAATCGAGCAAATCAGATGCCGTTTCCAAGATTCGCTAATGGGTAGTTCATGAATTGATAATATCAGCTTGATAATACCAGCTccttttgaagttgatcCAATGCGTTCAAATCTCTATAAATTTGATCTATGAAACTGTATAATGCGATAACCAGGTCGATACGACACTAGTTCCTTCGAAATGAAGATGCTGAACCCATCCTAGGGGAGGGTGAGGATGCATTTCGTGCGACTTGGCGTAAGACGGGTGATGAATCTGCTGAAGAATTAGTTTTATCAGACTTGCCGCTATTTGTACGCCTTGATGAAGACCTCTTGACACCTGGCAGTGCCCCAGATGCAGATGTCGGAAATTGTGTTGCCGAGCCGTAGAAGCTGCTTCTTTTAGCATGCGTAGAGGTGGAGAGGGTATTTGAGTTTGGTGAAGTCGCAGCTCTGTTACTTCTTACCTTGGATATCTTTAATGGTATCATAGGTGACAAAGTCGATTGATTAGTCTCAGCATCTAAAGCAGCTAAGTCTGGATCCTGTGTGAGCTGGTGGAACTGTTGTGGAAGAGTGatattcatcttttcagcatAATCCAAGAGCGTTCTGGCGCTTTCCTTGTATAGGTTCACCCAAGCGTTTAAATCTAATTGATTGACCATATCATCACATTTACCTTCCAAATGCGTCAAACGGTCCTTTTCCAGTTGTTGGATGTTATCTGATTTGACATCGAACTCTGACAACTTTTCACTTAAAAGATCCATATCTGCACTATGGCGCTCTAGTTGGGAATGctgctctttcttcaatgaccCTAATTGTTCCTTGAGTTTTCTAACTTCAGAACTATAATGTTCCTTATAGTAATCCTGTGAATCCACCAAGGCGTCGTATTGCACTCGAACCATTTCTACCTGCtgttcaagagatttttcCTTATCTGATGTGCTTTGAAACTTCTTTTCCAGTTCAGACTTCTCGCATGAGAGCTCATCataaatcttcttcaatttttcatagTCATCTTCCACATCTCTCAACTTTCTGGACTTCCTGTTGAGCATGGAGGCAATATTTTCGTTTTCATGCTTTAGTGATGCTGTATTCTCGAGCAATTTTGATTCCCTCTGCTGTGCTGTCTCGAGCTTGTCCAGCAAACTATGCGATTGCACTGTGAGCTGAAGATTCGTGTTGGTTAGGGTATCAATCTGTTCGTGTAAATTTTCTATTACTTTCGTGGATGACGAACTATTGCCGTTACACAACTCCTCCTTTCTCTTTGTCGGTGAGCTATCAATGTTGGCCATGAAAATGGCGTGATTGGGTGCCAATTTGGCTGGTGATATTGCTGGACTCCTAGTTATGTGTGCCCTCGATGGCGATTGCAATACCGATCGGGCCGCAGGGCTCCCAGAAACGCTCGAAGTGCCTTCAAAAGTGCCATTATCTCCTGCCATTATTCAAAGGTAGCTTTTGCAAGGCACCAATAGTCTCAATTCACCGATCTGAATCGTCTAAcacttcttgaagttcaaCGATCAGTAGTgatttgaactttttgacACTATAAGGTTTGTTTTCATTTCGAACCGATACTTACCCATCACGTGAAGTGCTTACTAGTCCTTATTTAAGCCCATAGGAGCCCATAGGAGCCCATTCGAGGGTCAAGCAAGCGTTGTACGTGTTGAAATGACCTTTGTAAGAATCGGATTATGTTGTCCCCAGCTAtctccaattgaaacaGGGGTTATAGCACATTTGGAGCGATAAACTCCAACAAGAGCCGAGTGGAGCTACGCACAAGGATTTGATGTCATTGACTTCGGTCTGCACTGCAACTTGCTTTTAATAGGTGCTAAACATTTAACGGTCAACTATCAACGAGCTAAAAGCGCCCTCGTCCAACTACAGGAGGCTCGCAACCAAAGGAATGATACTAGGCTTTCTGAAGCTTCAAATACTTGGAAAATGTTCCTCAAAAACGAGATAAGGCCAATTTGATCGACTGGAGTTAAGCTGGATGATTCGGGCACCTTCGAAGGCTCTGGAGCCTTGAAGATTGTTGAGTGTGATTTTGTCACTTTTAAGTTTCAACTCATCAAGTGACTTGAAGTCGAAGTAAAAATCTGACTAAACAACGATCACTTGATAAAACCACCAATATAAGAAAAGCCGACTTCACAGTTGGGTTGCTTTTCGATTATTCCTCTAGCATCACTCCCACAACAGCGGATACACTGAATTTTGGTCTAAAGATGTCTGCTCCTGCTTCCGTATTGGCCCGTGAACGTAACAGTAAGAGGGGGCCCAACCTGAATATAGTGCTGACCTGTCCTGAATGCAAAGTGTATCCGCCAAAAGTCGCAGAAAGATTCAGTGAAGGAGATATCGTCTGTGCATTGTGTGGGCTGGTCTTGTCAGATAAGTTGGTCGATACACGTTCTGAATGGCGTACATTTTCCAATGACGACCAAAATGGTGATGATCCTAGTCGTGTTGGTGAAGCATCGAATCCTTTATTGGACGGGAACAGCTTGTCGACTAGGATTGGGCAAGGTGAAGGAGGTGATCTGCGGGCCACTAGAGATTTGAACAGAGCACAGGGGAAGAATGTGATGGACAAGAAGGATAACGAACTACAAGGtgtctttgcaaagattaCTATGCTTTGTGATGCAGCCGAGTTGCCGA
The window above is part of the Torulaspora delbrueckii CBS 1146 chromosome 3, complete genome genome. Proteins encoded here:
- the TDEL0C05280 gene encoding uncharacterized protein (similar to Saccharomyces cerevisiae YPR084W; ancestral locus Anc_3.390), whose translation is MGDHRPIRLAVLGGELTGKTAFTSRLTVNVVHEVHYPTRQQTNWLFDYIPSSALAKTLLDNQVHERILVRTQGSQQPEPVFSSPSISPHILLSPLIYQALLNDYQNVLKKFANRSTNHIKHVDIKETDNPFYSYLEPSGEPANTNQVNTATNSNINILRSLRSGSTSIESSNENSAELPNNYIPPEYTPISVDIIDTPGFNPEMVVPFLEVSLFTRLDKRVLRGLADEPRVPVSTTSMLVASGASELNGKVDGYLFVYSAVPELNDDISPPGYDTITPPEDTEGLSSTSSGDFWTANSRRTDGGFAMLEVIRNCILEAWEEYRDYEKRWQEGKEGDVYSIIYSLKNVWKTEQQRRANLAKLRSFGNKLKSLNLDPSSPDSPPPCLILCTHVHDPMASPALIELGQSLANQWRCGFVAADNMDGYNVDVAVSLIIREIVEKNKLLSKKRSKSFSGTGISLKKLVK
- the ASA1 gene encoding Asa1p (similar to Saccharomyces cerevisiae YPR085C; ancestral locus Anc_3.391), whose translation is MMANHKDDIGLPDCSLRYHKSEVTSLIFVTWPLRSQTPILISGDAGGVLVCWDPVTRRPIFTFNRNLESRVVAIQDLEDGLIAVLFKDHKLRFLQLPNKSLQSTNSKGCDTNELAAPELNEIYKIPVNTLNFANFLLQKIGERSYRLVCTNTQDSEAIDIYTFNLSDMHSLKRIYKGVNFSGIIEKIPNEPPASKADKLGIVMKFIERDGDIYCGLESGYVIGFRLHNNAESNEDNISSSFNFIEIVYVSSAHYPNPVLDLSLDTSNGDILSTSTADQIGIHRNFQLKPNVKEKFISDDSGFIKAPVDMTIACTIFQQMPMSKLSHIVPLNDCLLISSWTGRTLIIRANEVLAKISKSKSSVMVSESSQGSFQGENDTKKIEEPDKVSSLAGYPSPAGQAELGHESDIKIRPGQRRRIKNFLEKSWCVIGYEDGSIAFHQIYLDQRVI
- the SHE3 gene encoding She3p (similar to Saccharomyces cerevisiae SHE3 (YBR130C); ancestral locus Anc_3.393) translates to MAGDNGTFEGTSSVSGSPAARSVLQSPSRAHITRSPAISPAKLAPNHAIFMANIDSSPTKRKEELCNGNSSSSTKVIENLHEQIDTLTNTNLQLTVQSHSLLDKLETAQQRESKLLENTASLKHENENIASMLNRKSRKLRDVEDDYEKLKKIYDELSCEKSELEKKFQSTSDKEKSLEQQVEMVRVQYDALVDSQDYYKEHYSSEVRKLKEQLGSLKKEQHSQLERHSADMDLLSEKLSEFDVKSDNIQQLEKDRLTHLEGKCDDMVNQLDLNAWVNLYKESARTLLDYAEKMNITLPQQFHQLTQDPDLAALDAETNQSTLSPMIPLKISKVRSNRAATSPNSNTLSTSTHAKRSSFYGSATQFPTSASGALPGVKRSSSRRTNSGKSDKTNSSADSSPVLRQVARNASSPSPRMGSASSFRRN